From a single Aliidongia dinghuensis genomic region:
- a CDS encoding circularly permuted type 2 ATP-grasp protein — translation MSTSFLAGYQVPAGTFDEMRGADGTVRPSWAALLEAPDFASAETVESRWRLAERLIRENGVTYNVYGDPKGLARPWPVDPLPVMVPAAEWRRIEAGLAQRARLLDRLLADLYGPQTVLRDGTLPPALVFANPGFLRPCHGMQPPDGVQLHLAAFDLGRRADGTWIVLDDRTQAPSGAGYALENRMVLSRSLPDAFRAQPVERVSIFFRTLRETLARAAAAAAARSRGSSVEPRIVLLTPGPYNETYFEHAYLARYLGYPLVAGEDLTVRYDRVYLKTLGGLQPVDGILRRLDEDFCDPLWLKSDSSLGVAGLVAAARRGHVAILNPLGSGLVEGAGLIPYLPALARRLLGEELLLPQAETRWFGMPGATDDLDQALVGQVVKPAFVGLDASPIHPDHLDADRRKALIERIKAAPHRWALQRHLPLSTVPTWVDGQAVARELVLRAYVAADRDGGHKVMPSGLGRVAPEAGRLMVSMQSGGGSKDVWIVGDRPSEHVSLWQAQPDAVELKRHAADLPSRVADNLYWLGRYAERAEITIRLVRAARQRSLPDLNNPGGPAVAPLRECLASLGFLLAEGPPQPAAIMAGLAQPIEALHRSATTVRDRLSMDTWRVLNALPALGELDQMLQRLAAFNGLVMENMTRGLGWRFLEIGRRLERAYQTLSFVRVLGRAVGPTEPALLEALLEVADSSMTYRARYFMGLKPAGVFDLVLADEANPRAVAFQLNAIGEHIAALPRERHGVRATPEAQATAGMIAALRRADMVKIARGGPDEALGRPKLDKLCQSLTADLAETSDLLSESYFKHAAAEPLIATSQPARA, via the coding sequence ATGAGCACGAGTTTCCTGGCCGGCTATCAGGTGCCGGCCGGTACCTTTGACGAGATGCGCGGCGCCGATGGGACGGTGCGGCCGTCCTGGGCGGCATTGCTGGAGGCGCCGGACTTCGCGTCGGCCGAGACGGTCGAGTCGCGCTGGCGGCTCGCCGAGCGGCTGATCCGCGAGAACGGCGTCACCTACAATGTCTACGGCGACCCCAAGGGGTTGGCGCGCCCCTGGCCGGTCGATCCCCTGCCGGTCATGGTGCCGGCGGCGGAATGGCGTCGGATCGAGGCCGGGCTTGCCCAGCGCGCGCGGCTGCTCGACCGCCTCTTGGCCGATCTCTACGGCCCGCAGACCGTGCTCCGCGACGGCACGCTGCCGCCGGCGCTCGTGTTTGCCAATCCAGGCTTCCTCAGGCCGTGCCACGGCATGCAGCCGCCGGACGGCGTGCAGCTCCATCTCGCCGCCTTCGACCTCGGCCGCCGCGCCGACGGCACCTGGATCGTGCTCGACGACCGGACCCAGGCGCCGTCGGGCGCCGGCTACGCGCTCGAAAACCGGATGGTGCTGTCGCGCAGCCTGCCGGACGCGTTCCGCGCGCAGCCGGTCGAGCGCGTGTCGATCTTCTTCCGCACCTTGCGCGAAACGCTCGCCCGCGCCGCCGCCGCAGCCGCCGCCCGCTCGCGGGGGTCGTCGGTCGAGCCGCGCATCGTGCTGCTGACCCCCGGTCCGTACAACGAGACCTATTTCGAGCACGCCTATCTGGCGCGCTACCTCGGATACCCGCTGGTCGCGGGCGAGGACCTGACGGTTCGCTATGACCGGGTCTACCTGAAGACGCTGGGCGGCCTGCAGCCGGTCGACGGCATCCTGCGCCGGCTGGACGAGGATTTCTGCGATCCCCTGTGGCTGAAGAGCGATTCGAGCCTGGGCGTCGCCGGCCTGGTCGCCGCGGCCCGGCGCGGTCATGTCGCGATCCTGAACCCGCTCGGCAGCGGCCTCGTCGAGGGCGCCGGCCTCATCCCCTACTTGCCGGCGCTCGCCCGCCGGCTGCTGGGCGAAGAACTGCTGCTGCCCCAGGCCGAGACGCGCTGGTTCGGCATGCCCGGCGCCACCGACGATCTCGACCAGGCGCTCGTCGGCCAGGTGGTGAAGCCCGCCTTCGTCGGCCTGGACGCCTCGCCGATCCATCCGGATCACCTGGATGCAGACCGGCGCAAGGCGCTCATCGAGCGGATCAAGGCCGCACCGCACCGCTGGGCGCTGCAGCGGCACCTGCCGCTTTCGACCGTGCCGACCTGGGTCGACGGCCAGGCGGTCGCGCGCGAGCTCGTGCTGCGCGCCTATGTCGCCGCCGACCGGGACGGCGGGCACAAGGTCATGCCGAGCGGCCTCGGCCGCGTCGCTCCCGAGGCCGGCCGCCTCATGGTGTCGATGCAATCGGGCGGCGGCAGCAAGGACGTCTGGATCGTCGGCGACCGGCCGAGCGAGCATGTCAGCCTGTGGCAGGCACAGCCCGACGCGGTCGAGCTGAAGCGCCACGCCGCCGACCTGCCGAGCCGGGTCGCCGACAATCTCTACTGGCTCGGCCGTTATGCCGAGCGCGCCGAGATCACGATCCGCCTGGTCCGCGCCGCGCGCCAGCGCAGCCTGCCAGACCTCAACAATCCGGGCGGCCCGGCCGTGGCGCCGCTCCGCGAATGCCTGGCGAGCCTCGGCTTCCTGCTGGCCGAGGGGCCGCCGCAGCCGGCCGCGATCATGGCCGGCCTCGCCCAGCCGATCGAGGCGCTGCATCGGTCGGCGACCACGGTGCGCGATCGCCTGTCGATGGACACCTGGCGCGTGCTGAACGCGCTGCCGGCCCTGGGTGAACTCGACCAGATGCTGCAGCGGCTCGCGGCCTTCAACGGCCTCGTCATGGAGAACATGACGCGCGGGCTCGGCTGGCGCTTCCTCGAGATCGGGCGGCGGCTGGAGCGCGCCTACCAGACACTCTCCTTCGTCCGCGTGCTGGGCCGCGCCGTCGGCCCAACCGAGCCGGCGCTGCTCGAAGCGCTGCTCGAGGTCGCGGACAGTTCGATGACCTATCGCGCGCGCTATTTCATGGGGCTGAAGCCGGCGGGCGTCTTTGACCTGGTGCTGGCCGATGAGGCGAACCCGCGCGCCGTCGCCTTCCAGCTGAATGCGATCGGCGAGCATATCGCGGCCCTGCCGCGCGAGCGCCACGGCGTACGTGCGACCCCCGAGGCGCAGGCGACGGCCGGCATGATCGCGGCACTCCGCCGGGCCGACATGGTCAAGATCGCGCGCGGCGGGCCCGATGAGGCCTTGGGCCGGCCCAAGCTCGACAAACTGTGCCAGAGCCTGACGGCCGACCTGGCCGAGACGTCGGACCTCCTGAGCGAGAGCTATTTCAAGCATGCGGCGGCCGAGCCGTTGATCGCCACCTCCCAGCCGGCCCGAGCCTGA
- a CDS encoding transglutaminase family protein, translating into MTIHVALHHKTTYRYDRPVALGPQIVRLRPAPHCRTRILAYSLKVTPALHFINWQQDPQSNHLARLVFPDKTRLFEIEVDLIAEMAVYNPFDFFLEESARHYPFTYEQDLARDLRPYLETGLAGPLLLDLLDEIPRDQTPTIDFLVSINRLIQRKVGYIIRMEPGIQSCDETLATAKGSCRDSAWLMVQVCRHLGIAARFASGYLIQLAPDQKSLDGPSGTEADFTDLHAWAEVYLPGAGWIGFDPTSGLLAGEGHIPLACSPDPSSAAPITGAVDKAEVDFAFEMSVKRILETPRVTKPYTDEQWQAIDRLGEQIDRELEAGDVRLTMGGEPTFVSIDDMDGAEWTVSALGPTKRRLAGNLARRLKARFAPGAVLHFGQGKWYPGEPLPRWALSVIWRNDGVPIWHDDKLIGDDSLPGRLDPDVARCFIEALADRLDVAPEFVIPAHEDAWAYLSQERRLPVNVDPIDNRIPDTQQRERIARVFEQGLDKVVGYVLPVERRKRNGAYHANGGYHWASSPWFLRHKHLFLLPGDSPIGLRLPLDSLPWVRPEDAEPIVEPDPFEGRPPLPPAIRRTVPSAHPVPAEQAIYAPRHGQSATNIVRTALTTEVRDGKLYVFMPPVERVEDSLALIAAIEETADELQVPVFLEGYSPPRDPRLGHLSVTPDPGVIEVNIHPATNWRDLVLNTTTLYEEARLARLTTEKFMIDGRHVGTGGGNHIVLGGPTAGDSPLLRRPDLLKSLIAYWNNHPALSRLFSGLFIGPTSQSPRIDEARDDALYELGLAFEQIPDGGDCPPWLVDRVLRHLLVDVTGNTHRAEFCIDKLFSPDSATGRLGLLELRAFEMPPHAQMSLVQQLLLRAFVARFWREPYSAPLIRWGGAIMDKWLLPHFVAADMKEVVEDLASHGFPLSFDWFAPHLEFRFPHYGQIQAAGLMLDVRQALEPWHVLGEETSAGGTVRYVDATVERLEVKVQGLSGERYAVACNGRRLPLAPTGATGEFVAGVRFRAWSAPSSLHPTIAPHGPLTIDIVDTWHDRSIGACTYHVAHPGGRNYTTLPINAYEAESRRLNRFFAMGHTPGTIVLPPAQVNPSFPLTLDLRLRG; encoded by the coding sequence ATGACCATCCATGTCGCCCTCCATCACAAGACCACCTACCGCTATGACCGACCGGTGGCGCTCGGACCGCAAATCGTTCGGCTGAGGCCCGCACCGCATTGCCGCACCCGGATCCTCGCCTATTCGCTGAAGGTGACGCCGGCCCTGCATTTCATCAACTGGCAGCAGGATCCGCAATCCAACCATCTGGCGCGCCTCGTCTTTCCCGACAAGACCCGGCTGTTCGAGATCGAGGTCGACCTGATCGCCGAGATGGCGGTCTACAACCCGTTCGACTTCTTCCTCGAAGAGAGCGCACGCCACTATCCTTTCACCTATGAGCAGGATCTGGCGCGCGATCTCAGGCCCTATCTCGAGACGGGCCTTGCCGGGCCGCTGCTGCTCGACCTGCTCGACGAGATTCCGCGCGACCAGACGCCGACCATCGATTTCCTGGTCTCGATCAACCGGCTGATCCAGCGCAAGGTCGGCTACATCATCCGCATGGAGCCGGGCATCCAGAGCTGCGACGAGACGCTGGCCACGGCCAAGGGTTCGTGCCGCGATTCCGCCTGGCTCATGGTCCAGGTCTGCCGCCATCTGGGCATCGCCGCGCGCTTCGCATCCGGCTACCTGATCCAGCTGGCACCCGACCAGAAGTCCTTGGACGGCCCGTCGGGCACCGAGGCCGACTTCACCGACCTGCACGCCTGGGCCGAGGTCTATTTGCCAGGCGCGGGCTGGATCGGCTTCGACCCGACCTCGGGCCTGCTTGCCGGCGAAGGCCATATCCCGCTTGCCTGTTCGCCCGACCCAAGCTCGGCAGCCCCCATCACCGGCGCCGTCGACAAGGCCGAGGTCGACTTCGCCTTCGAGATGTCGGTGAAGCGCATCCTCGAGACGCCGCGGGTGACGAAGCCCTATACGGACGAGCAGTGGCAGGCGATAGACCGGCTGGGCGAGCAAATCGACCGGGAGCTCGAAGCTGGCGACGTGCGCCTCACCATGGGCGGCGAGCCGACGTTCGTGTCGATCGACGACATGGATGGTGCGGAATGGACCGTGTCGGCGCTGGGGCCGACCAAGCGGCGGCTGGCCGGCAATCTCGCCCGACGCTTGAAGGCGCGCTTCGCGCCCGGCGCCGTCCTGCATTTCGGCCAGGGCAAATGGTACCCGGGCGAGCCGCTGCCGCGCTGGGCATTGAGCGTCATCTGGCGCAACGACGGTGTGCCGATCTGGCACGACGACAAGCTGATCGGCGACGATTCGCTGCCGGGCCGGCTCGACCCGGACGTCGCCCGGTGCTTCATCGAGGCGCTCGCCGACCGGCTCGACGTGGCGCCCGAATTCGTCATCCCGGCGCACGAGGACGCCTGGGCGTACCTCTCCCAGGAACGCCGCCTGCCCGTCAATGTCGATCCGATCGACAACCGGATCCCGGACACGCAGCAGCGCGAGCGGATCGCCCGCGTGTTCGAGCAGGGGCTCGACAAGGTCGTGGGCTACGTGCTGCCGGTCGAGCGGCGCAAGCGGAACGGCGCCTATCACGCCAACGGCGGTTATCATTGGGCGTCGAGCCCGTGGTTCCTGCGCCACAAGCATCTGTTCCTGCTGCCGGGCGACAGCCCGATCGGCTTGCGCCTGCCGCTCGACAGCCTGCCCTGGGTCAGGCCGGAGGATGCCGAGCCGATCGTCGAGCCCGATCCGTTCGAGGGCCGGCCGCCGCTGCCGCCGGCAATCCGCCGCACGGTGCCGTCGGCGCATCCCGTCCCCGCGGAACAGGCGATCTACGCACCCCGGCACGGCCAGTCGGCAACCAACATCGTGCGCACCGCGCTCACGACCGAGGTGCGCGACGGCAAGCTCTACGTCTTCATGCCGCCGGTCGAGCGGGTCGAGGATTCGCTGGCACTGATCGCCGCCATCGAGGAAACGGCGGACGAGCTTCAGGTGCCGGTGTTCCTCGAAGGCTATTCGCCGCCGCGCGACCCACGCCTCGGCCATCTGAGCGTGACACCCGACCCCGGCGTGATCGAGGTCAACATCCATCCGGCAACGAACTGGCGCGACCTGGTGCTGAACACCACGACGCTCTATGAAGAGGCCCGGCTCGCCCGGCTCACGACCGAGAAATTCATGATCGACGGGCGACATGTCGGGACCGGCGGCGGCAACCACATCGTGCTGGGCGGCCCGACCGCCGGCGATTCGCCGCTGCTGCGCCGGCCGGACTTGCTGAAGAGCCTGATCGCCTATTGGAACAACCACCCGGCGCTCTCGCGCCTGTTCTCCGGCCTGTTCATCGGCCCGACCAGCCAGTCGCCGCGGATCGACGAGGCGCGCGACGATGCGCTCTACGAACTTGGCCTCGCGTTCGAGCAGATCCCCGACGGCGGCGATTGCCCGCCCTGGCTCGTCGATCGGGTGCTGCGGCACCTGCTGGTCGACGTAACCGGCAACACCCATCGGGCTGAATTCTGCATCGACAAGCTCTTCAGCCCCGACAGCGCCACCGGCCGGCTGGGCTTGCTCGAGCTGCGCGCGTTCGAGATGCCGCCGCACGCCCAGATGAGCCTGGTCCAGCAGCTCCTGCTGCGCGCCTTCGTCGCCCGCTTCTGGCGCGAGCCCTATTCGGCCCCGCTCATCCGCTGGGGCGGCGCCATCATGGACAAGTGGCTGCTGCCCCATTTCGTGGCGGCCGACATGAAGGAGGTGGTCGAGGACCTGGCGAGCCACGGCTTTCCGCTGTCGTTCGACTGGTTCGCGCCGCACCTCGAGTTCCGCTTCCCGCATTACGGCCAGATCCAGGCGGCGGGCCTCATGCTCGACGTGCGCCAGGCGCTCGAGCCCTGGCACGTGCTGGGCGAAGAGACGAGCGCCGGCGGCACGGTGCGCTACGTCGACGCCACGGTCGAGCGGCTCGAGGTCAAGGTCCAGGGCCTGAGCGGCGAGCGCTATGCCGTTGCCTGCAACGGGCGGCGCCTGCCGCTGGCGCCGACCGGTGCCACCGGCGAATTCGTCGCCGGCGTACGCTTCCGCGCCTGGAGCGCGCCAAGCTCGCTCCATCCGACGATCGCGCCGCACGGGCCGCTCACCATCGACATCGTCGACACCTGGCACGACCGGTCGATCGGCGCCTGCACCTATCACGTCGCCCACCCAGGCGGCCGCAACTACACGACTTTGCCGATCAATGCCTACGAGGCCGAGAGCCGCCGCCTCAATCGGTTCTTCGCGATGGGCCATACGCCGGGTACCATTGTCTTGCCTCCGGCCCAGGTGAACCCATCCTTCCCCTTGACGCTGGATCTGCGGCTGCGCGGGTAA
- a CDS encoding phosphatidylserine decarboxylase, with product MLEHVLVPIHRDGWKFIAIFAAVSLVLALIWGPLGWIGLILTLWCVYFFRDPPRVTPVREGLVISPADGLVVSVAEVPPPAELDMGTEPMTRIGIFLNVFDVHINRAPVPGTVAKMHYHKGQFLNASFDKASDLNERNAIRITTAEGVDIAVVQIAGLVARRIVTWVHVGDQVQAGERFGLIRFGSRTDLYVPRSWAVHAIEGQRVVGGETVLADATSVEPKRVGSVR from the coding sequence TTGCTCGAACATGTTCTGGTGCCGATCCATCGCGATGGCTGGAAATTCATCGCGATCTTCGCCGCCGTCTCCTTGGTGCTGGCGCTGATCTGGGGGCCGCTCGGTTGGATCGGTCTCATCCTGACGCTCTGGTGCGTCTATTTCTTCCGGGATCCGCCGCGCGTGACGCCGGTACGCGAAGGCCTGGTCATCTCGCCTGCCGACGGGCTCGTCGTCTCGGTCGCCGAGGTGCCGCCGCCGGCCGAGCTCGACATGGGGACTGAGCCGATGACGCGGATCGGTATCTTCCTCAATGTGTTCGATGTGCACATCAACCGGGCACCGGTGCCCGGAACGGTGGCGAAGATGCACTACCACAAGGGCCAGTTCCTCAATGCGAGCTTCGACAAGGCGTCGGACCTGAACGAGCGGAACGCGATCCGCATCACCACGGCCGAGGGCGTCGACATCGCCGTTGTGCAGATCGCGGGCCTGGTCGCCCGCCGCATCGTCACCTGGGTCCATGTCGGCGACCAGGTCCAGGCCGGCGAGCGCTTCGGCCTCATCCGCTTCGGCAGCCGGACCGATCTCTATGTGCCGCGGAGCTGGGCGGTGCATGCGATCGAGGGGCAGCGCGTCGTCGGCGGCGAAACGGTGCTGGCCGACGCGACCTCGGTCGAGCCGAAACGTGTGGGTTCCGTCAGATGA
- the pssA gene encoding CDP-diacylglycerol--serine O-phosphatidyltransferase, with product MRPIGGLSINRMIPNMLTLLALCAGMTAIRFAVAGKFEQGVSAILIAGVLDGLDGRIARLLKSTSSFGAQLDSLSDFISFGVAPAVLLYVWTMQSIGSPGWAVACLFAVCMSLRLARFNTQLGLPDPPPYAYNFFTGVPAPAAAGLSLMPVVANFEFGADFLRSPYLIAATTAIISGLMVSRVPTFSFKRFRIPHDYVVPVMLGIGAFAAFLAAEPWETLLVLGLIYLGLIPLSVRSYRRLKRAAEEIRAGRGDGGAVLRAVDGGAQQG from the coding sequence ATGCGGCCGATCGGCGGCCTGTCGATCAATCGCATGATCCCGAACATGCTGACGCTGCTGGCACTGTGCGCCGGGATGACGGCGATCCGCTTCGCCGTCGCCGGCAAGTTCGAACAGGGCGTGAGCGCGATCCTGATCGCGGGCGTGCTCGACGGGCTTGACGGCCGCATCGCCCGTCTCTTGAAAAGCACGTCGAGCTTCGGCGCGCAGCTCGACAGCCTGTCCGACTTCATCTCGTTTGGCGTGGCACCGGCCGTGCTGCTCTATGTCTGGACGATGCAGTCGATCGGCAGCCCCGGCTGGGCCGTCGCCTGCCTGTTTGCAGTGTGCATGTCGCTTCGCCTCGCGCGGTTCAATACGCAACTGGGCCTGCCCGATCCGCCGCCCTATGCCTATAATTTCTTCACCGGCGTGCCCGCGCCGGCGGCGGCCGGCCTGTCGCTGATGCCGGTCGTGGCGAACTTCGAATTCGGCGCCGACTTCCTGCGGTCGCCCTATCTGATCGCCGCCACGACGGCGATCATCTCAGGCCTGATGGTCAGCCGCGTGCCGACCTTCTCGTTCAAGCGCTTCCGCATCCCGCATGATTACGTGGTGCCGGTCATGCTCGGCATCGGCGCCTTTGCCGCGTTCTTGGCAGCGGAGCCGTGGGAGACGCTCTTGGTGCTGGGCCTGATCTATCTGGGGCTCATCCCGCTCTCGGTGCGCTCCTACCGCCGTCTCAAGCGCGCGGCGGAGGAGATCCGGGCCGGGCGTGGCGACGGCGGAGCCGTGCTGCGCGCCGTCGATGGAGGCGCACAGCAGGGTTGA
- a CDS encoding ABC transporter substrate-binding protein, whose amino-acid sequence MQFIDRRRVMRQGAGILIAGLMAGAGFASGTAVAASGKLVLYTSQPDKIAAETIAGFNKHEPQVEVEIFRSGTTEIMNKIEAELVGGAPHADVLFIADAVSMEQLKADGRLAAYPGADLRAFPAGTYDPDKTYFGTKLITTGIIYNTAAPFKPASWKDLLKPEAKGQVVLPSPLYSGAAAIHMAAIEAMPSLGTSYYMQLAANGADAAKGNGAVVTAVAGGQKMYGMIVEFMALNAKVKGSPVDFVFPSEGVSAVTEPVAILKTAHNPEAARAFVDFILSKEGQELAVAQGFLPARTDVAPPAGFPKPADLRIMPVDLAKTAADADLLKRQFSDLFGG is encoded by the coding sequence ATGCAGTTCATTGATCGTCGGCGGGTGATGCGCCAGGGTGCCGGAATTCTGATCGCGGGGCTGATGGCGGGAGCCGGTTTTGCGAGCGGGACGGCCGTGGCGGCGTCGGGCAAGCTCGTGCTCTATACCTCGCAGCCGGACAAGATCGCAGCCGAGACGATCGCCGGTTTCAACAAGCACGAGCCTCAGGTCGAGGTCGAGATCTTCCGCTCGGGCACGACCGAGATCATGAACAAGATCGAGGCCGAACTGGTCGGCGGTGCGCCGCATGCCGACGTGCTGTTCATCGCCGACGCTGTCTCGATGGAGCAGCTCAAGGCCGACGGTCGGCTCGCTGCCTATCCCGGCGCCGACCTGCGGGCGTTTCCGGCCGGCACCTATGATCCCGACAAGACCTATTTCGGCACGAAGCTGATCACGACCGGCATCATCTACAACACCGCGGCACCGTTCAAGCCGGCCTCCTGGAAGGACCTGCTGAAGCCGGAGGCGAAGGGCCAGGTCGTGCTGCCGAGCCCGCTCTATTCCGGTGCTGCCGCGATCCATATGGCGGCGATCGAGGCGATGCCGTCGCTCGGCACCAGCTACTACATGCAGCTTGCCGCCAACGGCGCCGACGCCGCCAAGGGCAATGGCGCCGTGGTCACTGCGGTTGCCGGCGGCCAGAAGATGTACGGCATGATCGTCGAGTTCATGGCCTTGAACGCCAAGGTTAAGGGCTCGCCGGTCGATTTCGTGTTCCCGTCCGAAGGGGTCTCGGCGGTGACCGAGCCGGTCGCGATCCTCAAGACCGCGCATAATCCCGAGGCCGCGCGGGCGTTCGTCGATTTCATCCTGTCCAAGGAAGGGCAGGAGCTGGCGGTCGCGCAGGGCTTCCTGCCGGCACGCACGGACGTGGCGCCGCCGGCGGGCTTCCCGAAGCCCGCCGACCTCCGCATCATGCCGGTCGATCTCGCCAAGACCGCGGCCGACGCCGACCTGCTGAAGCGCCAGTTCAGCGACCTGTTCGGCGGATGA
- a CDS encoding ABC transporter permease: protein MPGTGSGRPGSGRRRSIAAEQSLFWALAALLCLIAIFPVLRLLVEGAMPQGKLGLGALDRVLSDPATWTAFGHTLWVSLAAMAISGLIGGAMALVVALGDLPARRTLVFGFTMLLIVPSQITTIAWIELLGPSSVLLKLFGLAPAPGARHPLYSATGITLLLGLEHAPLVFLSLRPALRVLPGDLIEAARAAGARPMRVVRTVVLPLVAPSLIAGMALAFVSTIGNFGTPALLGIPARFPMLTTLIYQRLSGFGPRVLSEVAALSLLLGVLAAGGVLVEAWLAGRRDVRVEGTASSIHLPLGRWRPVAVAAAWGFLALTLLMPLLALLATALVAAYGQPLGPATATLENFRFVLFDDPAAGRAIIDSLGLAAAAAAILFLVAVPVAYFAVWRGRRLMRLLVLAAELSYALPGVVLAIAAILIFIRPVLGLTLYNTLGIILIAYLARFFTLAQRPVAAAFRQLDFRLEEAAQMSGAGFVRRVMTVALPLVAPAAAAGGLLVFLTAFNELTVSALLWSAGHETLGVVVFSLEQAGENTVAAALASLTVVATVGLMALASFLTRHLATPVLPWQA, encoded by the coding sequence ATGCCCGGAACAGGATCGGGGCGGCCGGGATCGGGGCGAAGACGGTCGATCGCCGCCGAGCAGTCCCTGTTCTGGGCGTTGGCCGCCCTCCTTTGCCTGATCGCGATCTTTCCCGTGCTGCGCCTCCTCGTCGAGGGCGCCATGCCCCAGGGCAAGCTTGGCCTCGGCGCCCTCGACCGGGTGCTGAGCGACCCGGCTACCTGGACCGCGTTCGGTCACACGCTCTGGGTCAGCCTCGCCGCCATGGCGATCTCGGGCCTGATCGGCGGCGCCATGGCGCTCGTCGTGGCGCTGGGCGACCTGCCGGCACGGCGCACGCTCGTGTTCGGCTTCACCATGCTGCTGATCGTGCCGTCGCAGATCACGACCATCGCCTGGATCGAGCTCCTGGGGCCGTCGAGCGTGCTCCTGAAGCTCTTTGGTCTGGCGCCGGCACCAGGTGCCCGGCACCCGCTCTATTCCGCGACCGGCATCACGCTCCTGCTCGGCCTCGAGCACGCACCGCTCGTGTTCCTCAGCCTGCGCCCGGCGCTGCGCGTGCTGCCGGGCGACCTGATCGAGGCGGCGCGTGCGGCGGGCGCCCGGCCGATGCGCGTGGTCCGCACCGTGGTCCTGCCGCTCGTGGCGCCGAGCCTGATCGCCGGCATGGCGCTCGCCTTCGTCTCGACCATCGGCAATTTCGGCACACCGGCGCTGCTCGGCATTCCGGCGCGCTTCCCGATGCTGACGACGCTCATCTATCAGCGCCTGTCCGGCTTCGGGCCGCGCGTGCTGTCGGAGGTTGCGGCGCTGTCCCTGCTGCTGGGCGTGCTTGCGGCGGGCGGCGTGCTCGTCGAAGCCTGGCTCGCCGGCCGGCGCGACGTGCGGGTCGAGGGCACGGCGTCATCGATCCACCTGCCGCTCGGCCGGTGGCGCCCGGTCGCGGTGGCCGCTGCCTGGGGCTTCCTGGCACTGACCCTGCTGATGCCGCTCCTGGCGCTGCTCGCGACTGCGCTCGTCGCGGCCTATGGCCAGCCGCTCGGGCCTGCGACCGCGACACTCGAGAATTTTCGCTTCGTCCTCTTCGACGATCCGGCAGCCGGGCGGGCCATCATCGACAGCCTGGGGCTTGCTGCTGCTGCGGCGGCGATCCTGTTTTTGGTCGCAGTCCCGGTCGCCTATTTCGCGGTCTGGCGCGGGCGGCGTCTGATGCGTCTCTTGGTGCTGGCGGCGGAGCTCTCCTACGCGCTGCCGGGCGTGGTGCTCGCCATCGCGGCGATCCTGATCTTCATACGTCCGGTCTTGGGCCTGACGCTCTACAACACGCTCGGCATCATCTTGATCGCCTATCTCGCACGCTTCTTCACGCTCGCCCAGCGGCCGGTCGCGGCCGCGTTCCGGCAGCTCGACTTCCGCCTCGAGGAGGCGGCACAGATGTCGGGTGCCGGCTTCGTCCGGCGCGTCATGACGGTGGCGCTGCCGCTCGTGGCGCCGGCCGCGGCCGCAGGCGGGCTCCTCGTGTTCCTGACCGCGTTCAACGAGCTCACCGTCTCGGCGCTGCTCTGGTCGGCCGGGCACGAGACCTTGGGCGTCGTCGTCTTCAGCCTGGAGCAGGCCGGCGAGAACACCGTTGCAGCGGCACTTGCCAGCCTGACGGTCGTGGCGACGGTCGGCCTGATGGCGCTCGCCTCGTTCTTGACCCGTCATCTCGCGACGCCGGTATTGCCATGGCAGGCCTGA